In a genomic window of Desulfovibrio inopinatus DSM 10711:
- the tmk gene encoding dTMP kinase, which yields MFITFEGIEGSGKSTQIQFLTALLEEKGHDVLVTREPGGSELGQQFRSILLDAKNTHIAPACELFLYLADRAQHMGEIVGPALKAGKTVICDRFADSTIVYQGYGRGLDVHLLRTLNDTAVEGLWPDLTLLLDLAPENGLRRAVARNLRDGMDNSEGRFEAESIEFHTRVREGYLTWAALNQERMCIVDAEGNEETVFNNVRCAVESRISR from the coding sequence ATGTTTATTACCTTTGAAGGCATAGAAGGTTCAGGAAAATCTACTCAAATTCAATTCCTCACGGCATTGTTGGAAGAAAAAGGACACGATGTCTTGGTCACTCGCGAACCGGGAGGTTCCGAACTCGGTCAACAATTTCGTTCCATTCTCCTTGATGCCAAGAACACCCATATTGCACCGGCATGTGAGCTATTCCTCTACTTGGCCGATCGCGCCCAGCATATGGGTGAAATCGTAGGGCCAGCCCTGAAAGCTGGAAAAACTGTCATCTGTGATAGATTCGCCGACTCCACCATCGTTTATCAAGGCTACGGTCGAGGTCTTGATGTCCATCTTCTCCGCACACTCAATGATACAGCTGTTGAAGGCCTTTGGCCCGATCTCACTCTTCTGCTTGATTTAGCTCCGGAGAACGGCCTCCGACGAGCAGTGGCACGCAATCTTCGTGACGGTATGGACAATTCAGAAGGTCGCTTCGAAGCGGAGAGTATTGAATTCCATACTCGCGTTCGTGAAGGCTATCTGACATGGGCAGCTCTGAACCAGGAACGTATGTGTATCGTGGATGCCGAGGGTAATGAAGAGACCGTGTTTAACAACGTGCGTTGTGCGGTGGAAAGTCGAATTTCAAGGTAA
- a CDS encoding DUF721 domain-containing protein, with the protein MQPLAKVIFQSVGEYGRERFRLAELWRNWPRVMGSMADMARPLGTRKSTLLLGVEDPVTMQELSYYGPEILDRVNGFLQKKIFDKVKFDLLQGRVPLDAITVQGPEFHKPRPIRPTGFGHLVGRFPADSALGRCYAAYAALYDRAEASQDAVEEDTFGGTHERRNYA; encoded by the coding sequence ATGCAGCCACTGGCAAAAGTAATTTTCCAAAGTGTCGGTGAATATGGACGAGAACGTTTCCGCTTGGCAGAACTCTGGCGGAATTGGCCTCGCGTCATGGGATCAATGGCTGATATGGCCCGCCCTTTGGGAACACGCAAATCAACGTTGCTTCTCGGTGTCGAGGATCCCGTGACCATGCAGGAGCTCAGTTATTATGGTCCAGAGATCCTGGACCGCGTCAATGGCTTTTTGCAGAAAAAGATCTTTGACAAAGTAAAGTTCGACCTGTTACAGGGTCGAGTTCCTTTGGACGCCATCACTGTCCAAGGACCAGAATTTCATAAACCGAGGCCCATTCGTCCAACCGGGTTCGGCCACTTGGTTGGCCGTTTTCCAGCTGATTCGGCCTTGGGACGATGTTACGCTGCATACGCGGCCCTGTATGATCGAGCCGAGGCGTCCCAAGACGCCGTTGAGGAAGACACTTTTGGAGGAACCCATGAGCGAAGAAATTACGCTTGA
- a CDS encoding threonine/serine exporter family protein: MEDFLLNLAVKLVFGAIASIGFAILFNVPVYRLWLCGFCGALGIGLRTCGLAAGGSLEMSTLFGSLAVGFAAYAFHKRLSMPTHIISIPGTINMVPGVLAFKAMTGFMQFATTHDPIVFLEASHHFLEMAYVVLAISFGLVLPSLCFRIEKRTL; the protein is encoded by the coding sequence ATGGAAGACTTTTTATTGAATCTGGCGGTAAAGCTGGTTTTCGGGGCCATTGCATCGATAGGGTTCGCTATTTTGTTCAATGTCCCCGTATATCGTTTGTGGTTATGCGGATTTTGCGGTGCGCTGGGGATTGGCCTGAGGACGTGTGGTTTGGCTGCAGGGGGTTCTTTGGAAATGTCGACGCTCTTTGGTTCTCTTGCTGTTGGGTTTGCCGCATATGCTTTTCATAAGCGCCTCAGCATGCCGACGCATATTATTTCCATCCCTGGAACGATCAATATGGTGCCGGGCGTGTTGGCCTTTAAAGCCATGACTGGATTTATGCAGTTCGCAACAACTCACGACCCGATTGTATTTTTAGAGGCCTCCCATCATTTCCTTGAAATGGCATATGTTGTCCTTGCTATCTCATTCGGATTGGTTTTGCCGAGCTTGTGCTTTCGCATTGAGAAACGAACGTTGTAA
- a CDS encoding ferredoxin-thioredoxin reductase catalytic domain-containing protein, translating to MDAQTLRTTLRKIQEPKGYFFNADEKMTLALMDSLLTNKDRYGYMVCPCRLASGNYEADKDIICPCNYRTADVEEYGTCFCGLYVSKDWNEGKVEHHVVPERRPPEKLMAALGMTDE from the coding sequence ATGGATGCTCAAACTCTTCGCACAACCCTTCGTAAAATCCAGGAACCGAAAGGATATTTTTTCAATGCTGATGAAAAAATGACCCTCGCTCTGATGGATAGCTTACTGACCAACAAAGATCGATACGGATACATGGTATGCCCTTGCCGTCTTGCCTCAGGGAATTATGAGGCCGATAAAGACATTATTTGCCCATGTAACTACCGTACTGCTGATGTCGAAGAATACGGCACATGCTTTTGCGGGCTCTATGTCAGCAAAGACTGGAACGAGGGGAAAGTGGAACACCACGTTGTTCCTGAACGTCGCCCTCCTGAAAAGCTCATGGCCGCTCTTGGTATGACGGACGAGTAA
- a CDS encoding transporter substrate-binding domain-containing protein: MVKRVGMTLFVFALLMAMTAPAFAVTPYDIFEGSDLRKIVKRGKLIVGMELKFWPFEYTDEQGNAVGFDVDIAKQAAKELGVELEIKDMEWTGLIPALQAGKIDIIISGITGTLERAKSMTFTDAYFTTGLCTLLSTKRANDVTDVDQLNAEGRILAVKTGTTADLVASKRFPKAKINRYKDETSCVQEVVNGRADAFFYDQISIGKHHKQYPKETKAILKPFTYEPYCIAMRKGDFDLWQWLEMYLQTIKNNGTLDTLRAKYFGDILPDARQ, encoded by the coding sequence ATGGTAAAACGCGTTGGTATGACGCTCTTCGTGTTCGCCCTGCTGATGGCCATGACCGCGCCAGCGTTTGCAGTGACACCGTACGACATTTTCGAAGGGAGTGATTTACGCAAAATTGTGAAACGTGGGAAACTCATCGTTGGCATGGAACTCAAATTCTGGCCCTTCGAATACACCGACGAACAAGGTAATGCAGTTGGTTTCGACGTGGATATCGCCAAACAGGCAGCCAAAGAACTCGGTGTCGAACTCGAAATCAAAGACATGGAATGGACTGGGCTTATTCCTGCATTGCAAGCTGGAAAGATCGATATCATCATCTCCGGTATTACCGGTACGCTTGAGCGTGCGAAAAGTATGACATTCACGGATGCGTATTTTACGACAGGGCTGTGCACCTTACTCAGCACCAAACGAGCGAACGATGTAACCGATGTCGATCAACTCAATGCCGAAGGACGTATTCTTGCGGTAAAGACGGGGACAACAGCTGACCTGGTTGCGAGTAAACGATTCCCCAAAGCCAAAATCAATCGCTATAAAGATGAAACTTCTTGCGTTCAAGAAGTGGTTAATGGTCGAGCCGACGCTTTTTTTTATGACCAAATTTCCATTGGTAAACACCACAAACAATATCCCAAGGAAACAAAGGCCATCTTGAAGCCCTTTACCTACGAGCCGTATTGCATAGCGATGCGCAAAGGCGATTTTGACTTATGGCAATGGCTGGAAATGTATCTCCAAACGATAAAAAATAACGGTACGCTCGATACCTTACGCGCGAAATATTTTGGCGATATTCTTCCAGATGCAAGACAATAG
- a CDS encoding threonine/serine ThrE exporter family protein, with the protein MELKKHELQEALDLALWAGELMFRSGAEIDKVNRAITSMLTGTGCDNVSTLVAHNALMVTISRAGECQTKVRPIHSLGVDFTKLSELFDLAMEVQQSGYDSVVIRRRLTRIQNARPIFSMTSTSVAVSIACGAFAVIFGGHAPEFFATAASTFLGAMVRFSLAKMRFNVFIVFAASAFVATLAAMLCSGFVLKPNVVQSAAVLYLIPGVPLIDSVEDLIRGYVTVGLTRGVMGLLMILFLASGMYLALSLRSVF; encoded by the coding sequence ATGGAGTTAAAGAAGCATGAATTGCAGGAAGCCCTTGATCTGGCGCTATGGGCCGGGGAACTTATGTTCCGTTCAGGAGCAGAGATAGACAAGGTAAACCGGGCTATTACGAGCATGCTCACCGGCACGGGATGCGATAATGTCAGTACGCTTGTAGCTCATAATGCGCTGATGGTGACGATTTCACGAGCAGGAGAGTGTCAAACGAAAGTTCGTCCAATACATAGCTTGGGTGTTGATTTCACAAAGCTGTCGGAACTCTTTGATTTGGCCATGGAGGTACAGCAGTCAGGCTATGATTCCGTCGTTATTCGACGTCGTTTGACACGTATTCAAAACGCTCGCCCAATTTTTTCCATGACGAGTACATCGGTGGCTGTCAGTATTGCCTGTGGGGCTTTTGCCGTCATTTTTGGGGGGCATGCTCCAGAATTTTTCGCGACGGCGGCCTCGACATTCTTAGGGGCGATGGTTCGATTCTCCCTGGCTAAGATGCGTTTCAACGTCTTTATTGTTTTTGCGGCAAGTGCGTTTGTTGCAACGTTAGCGGCAATGCTGTGTTCTGGCTTTGTACTCAAGCCCAATGTAGTTCAATCGGCAGCTGTATTGTATCTCATCCCCGGAGTGCCGTTGATTGATTCCGTTGAAGATCTCATTCGAGGATACGTTACTGTCGGCTTGACGAGAGGCGTTATGGGATTGCTTATGATATTGTTTTTGGCGTCAGGTATGTATTTGGCGTTGAGTCTTCGGAGTGTGTTCTAA
- a CDS encoding amino acid ABC transporter permease translates to MSRFTVRVILIGSFTVILALLLSTLRYHWDFRAVWAYRELYYQGLINTILVSFGAIVLGLAIGLSAGLARVSRNVWLSEAASLYVGTFRGTPLLTQIYIFYFCVAVVVHYDNPFIIGMITLAIFSGAYITEMVRAGIESIDNGQWEAAMSTGMTHHQTLLHVIFPQAFRRIVPPVTGQFVSLIKDSSLLSVISVRELTKASEIVNATTYKTFEAYLPLALIYLLLTFPFSALTYRLEKRMNYEKRNASSSRGTFFS, encoded by the coding sequence ATGAGTCGCTTTACAGTCCGTGTCATTTTGATCGGCTCATTCACGGTAATTCTCGCTCTACTGCTCAGCACATTGCGATATCATTGGGATTTTCGCGCTGTATGGGCATACCGTGAATTGTATTACCAAGGATTGATCAATACAATCCTTGTATCCTTCGGTGCCATTGTCTTGGGTCTTGCCATCGGTCTTTCTGCAGGTTTGGCACGTGTTTCGCGTAACGTCTGGCTCAGTGAAGCTGCATCACTCTATGTAGGAACTTTTCGTGGCACGCCCCTGCTCACACAGATCTACATTTTTTATTTCTGTGTGGCAGTGGTCGTGCACTATGACAACCCCTTTATCATTGGCATGATTACTCTGGCCATTTTTTCCGGCGCGTATATAACGGAAATGGTTCGTGCCGGCATTGAATCCATTGATAATGGTCAGTGGGAAGCAGCGATGTCTACTGGCATGACACACCATCAGACGTTACTCCATGTCATTTTTCCTCAGGCATTTCGACGAATAGTACCGCCGGTCACTGGTCAATTTGTGTCTCTCATCAAAGACTCTTCCCTCCTATCTGTTATATCTGTACGGGAACTGACCAAGGCGTCTGAAATAGTAAACGCCACCACCTATAAAACGTTTGAAGCATACCTTCCGCTGGCCCTCATCTACCTCCTCTTAACCTTCCCCTTTTCTGCCTTGACCTACAGGTTGGAAAAGAGGATGAATTACGAAAAACGCAATGCATCCTCGTCACGAGGAACATTTTTTTCTTGA
- a CDS encoding PAS domain-containing hybrid sensor histidine kinase/response regulator, whose translation MLHKYPDEEPVHRELEKLRHLFLSMHHGILFLDNNGRVTEANPAAEKLFDRSCETMLGRTLHDLFQQLENENYIAYYPCMNACIETLQRGEAIHNQVIHFHNTQTKKFCWISFSATPQILHGNDSPQHIVALFEDITQYKRAQDKLTDSGRRHRIIFEKSPLGMVHFSPEGIIRDCNERFIELMGSSRDKLIGFDGLQRSSHPIRETLQKALAGQHISYEGTYTSITGNKTTFLRVVLNPVSTEHLPTEVIATLEDISERNEAEQALKESESRFRALVENVELVAVQGYDVNRRVTFWNKASEVLYGFSKEEALGRQLEDLIIPDPMRDDVKNAISNWMENGIPILAGELVLCRKDRSPIHVYSSHAMFISADGTQEMFCIDVDLTQMHIIHAELLEAKQAAESANKAKSVFLANMSHEIRTPLNGVMGMLQLLQNVACTDKQRLYTETALDSCNRLTRLLGDILDLSRVEAGKMNITHESFRLDTVLDAVSQIFEPIAQNKQIGFSISAAPEVPVVLYGDPIRLQQILNNLVGNAVKFTDTGSVYITVQELAAKGEQIRLLFTVRDTGIGIDDADISRIFDAFNQAETSFKRAYQGAGLGLSITKKLVQLLDGTLTISNEPGVGTTIYINIPFTSPPQTEVCSTPSPALSPPVLQPSPVSILVVEDDEHNRMFILDLLENKGFTTRQAHNGLEALQHLQQTTVDIILMDVQMPVMDGLEATRHIRSNPKYSHVSHVPIVAMTAYAMAKDEEYMLNSGMDGYIAKPVNVQQLFETMTNINRKKARPKHT comes from the coding sequence ATGCTTCATAAATATCCTGATGAAGAGCCTGTACATAGAGAACTCGAAAAATTACGTCATCTTTTTCTTTCCATGCATCATGGCATTCTGTTCCTTGATAACAACGGACGAGTAACGGAAGCCAATCCTGCTGCCGAGAAACTCTTTGATCGCTCATGTGAAACAATGCTTGGCAGGACTCTTCATGATCTCTTTCAACAATTGGAGAATGAGAACTATATCGCATATTACCCCTGTATGAATGCATGTATAGAGACACTACAAAGAGGAGAGGCAATTCATAACCAAGTCATACACTTCCATAATACTCAAACAAAAAAATTTTGCTGGATATCATTCAGCGCTACGCCACAAATTCTGCACGGAAACGATTCTCCTCAACACATTGTGGCACTCTTCGAAGATATCACGCAGTACAAACGTGCGCAGGATAAGTTAACCGACAGTGGACGTCGCCATCGTATTATCTTTGAAAAATCTCCTTTGGGTATGGTCCATTTTTCACCTGAAGGTATTATTCGTGATTGCAACGAACGATTCATTGAACTCATGGGCTCATCCCGGGATAAACTTATCGGTTTTGATGGACTGCAAAGAAGTAGTCACCCAATACGCGAAACGCTGCAAAAGGCTCTCGCTGGTCAACATATTTCGTATGAAGGTACTTATACATCGATCACAGGCAACAAAACCACATTTCTCCGGGTCGTGCTCAATCCCGTGTCTACGGAGCATCTTCCAACTGAAGTTATTGCGACGTTGGAAGATATTTCAGAACGAAATGAAGCCGAACAGGCACTCAAGGAAAGTGAAAGCCGTTTTCGTGCACTGGTCGAAAATGTAGAACTCGTCGCAGTTCAGGGATATGACGTCAATCGACGTGTTACGTTCTGGAACAAGGCCAGCGAAGTATTGTACGGCTTTTCGAAAGAAGAGGCATTAGGACGGCAACTTGAAGATCTTATTATCCCAGACCCCATGCGGGATGATGTCAAAAATGCAATCTCCAACTGGATGGAAAACGGTATCCCAATTCTTGCGGGAGAATTGGTGCTCTGTCGAAAAGACCGCTCTCCCATCCATGTCTATTCTTCTCATGCTATGTTTATTTCTGCCGATGGAACACAGGAAATGTTCTGCATTGATGTAGATTTAACGCAAATGCATATAATCCACGCCGAGCTTTTGGAGGCGAAACAAGCTGCAGAGAGTGCGAATAAAGCAAAATCCGTCTTTCTCGCCAATATGAGTCATGAAATCCGCACTCCGCTCAACGGAGTTATGGGCATGCTCCAATTACTGCAAAATGTTGCCTGTACCGACAAGCAACGTTTGTACACAGAAACAGCCCTCGACTCATGCAATCGACTCACTCGGCTTTTAGGAGATATACTTGATCTATCGCGTGTCGAAGCGGGCAAAATGAATATAACACATGAATCATTTCGACTTGATACTGTTCTCGACGCCGTTTCCCAAATTTTCGAACCCATCGCTCAAAACAAACAGATTGGATTTTCCATCTCAGCTGCTCCGGAAGTACCCGTCGTCTTGTACGGTGATCCTATCCGCTTACAACAAATATTAAACAACCTCGTGGGGAATGCCGTCAAATTCACCGATACAGGGAGCGTATATATCACCGTTCAGGAGCTCGCAGCAAAAGGCGAACAAATTCGATTACTCTTCACAGTACGTGATACCGGTATTGGCATTGATGACGCTGATATTTCTCGTATCTTCGATGCATTCAACCAAGCTGAGACAAGCTTTAAACGCGCCTACCAAGGCGCAGGACTCGGCTTGTCCATTACCAAAAAACTTGTCCAGTTATTAGATGGAACACTCACTATCTCGAATGAACCAGGAGTTGGAACAACCATCTATATTAATATCCCATTCACATCTCCTCCCCAAACAGAAGTGTGTTCAACACCCTCCCCCGCGCTCTCTCCTCCTGTACTCCAACCATCTCCAGTTTCTATTTTGGTCGTCGAGGATGATGAACATAACCGCATGTTCATCTTGGACCTTCTCGAAAATAAAGGATTCACGACACGCCAGGCACACAATGGGCTTGAGGCTTTGCAACACCTCCAACAGACTACTGTCGACATCATCCTCATGGATGTACAGATGCCTGTCATGGATGGACTCGAAGCGACCCGACATATCCGATCCAATCCCAAATACAGCCATGTATCCCACGTTCCCATTGTCGCCATGACGGCATATGCCATGGCAAAGGATGAAGAATACATGCTCAACTCTGGCATGGATGGTTATATTGCGAAACCCGTCAATGTTCAGCAACTCTTTGAAACGATGACGAACATTAATCGAAAAAAAGCTCGTCCCAAACACACATGA
- a CDS encoding glutaredoxin family protein yields the protein MAQDVKVYALSTCIHCKNAKSFLDEKKVDYDCVFVDTLKGDDRKSVIEEIKKVNPALSFPTMIIGGTVVIGFNKDDMLKALDI from the coding sequence ATGGCTCAAGATGTCAAAGTATACGCACTAAGCACATGTATTCACTGCAAAAACGCTAAAAGTTTTCTTGATGAAAAAAAAGTGGATTATGACTGCGTTTTTGTCGATACGCTCAAAGGCGATGACCGTAAAAGCGTGATTGAAGAAATCAAAAAAGTGAATCCGGCATTGTCCTTTCCGACGATGATCATCGGTGGCACTGTCGTCATCGGTTTCAACAAAGACGACATGCTGAAAGCGCTGGATATATAG
- a CDS encoding cache domain-containing protein has product MLRNQKFSTLFFVCIFSITLLTIILCVGFWSADKYFTFLREADDVRSSYVAANRQLSRDEVDRAIAYARQHMDLAQKRLMASLREHTNNAVSMAWALYNADNNGMPRDQFRSLVLTALRDIRFSKDRRYFFVAHLDGNWLLNPISSQHDTITGNDTDLLRQMISLVQSKDEGFIEYEGQLPGGTGEKQKRIAFIKYFEPLNALIGTGDSLADATQDIQQEVLDWLVQVRFGQNGYLFGSTFAGDPLFTNGTITKGGKNIIELTDPYGVKIIQEQRNAVRDPEGGFVEYSWKKLTESEPSPKVAFVRGIPEWKWIIGSGFYVDDIDELIAAKQVALKHKLIGDIITISFIALILLALVIAISIGLSRWVGSQLKIILDFFAQGFQRDELLDINLFHLDELKQIGSSANLMVEWYRQADISMRRSEAFLNEVSHIAKVGGWEHDLVHNTATWTEQLYRIIELDDGPPPGPNEHLAYYPQHDRVLLQQAITEAIEQKKPFDLELHCHSAKGRQLWARIIGYPQFENGTCVKLKGTFQDITHQKESEIKLRESETQLREVVTELLEAKNAAETANRAKSEFLANMSHEIRTPLNGIMGMIQLLKKTELDSQQQEFIEYAFQSNKRLTRLLSDILDLSRIESGHMELVNEPLDLHIVLNDTVNLFRPTTQQAGVPLKLECAPEIPHTLMGDEQRIRQILFNLLANAEKFTPSGSISIKASLIDPRTQDQNSIARILFQVADTGIGIDDKHIAMLFQPFSQVESSYSKRFQGAGLGLSIVKQLVSMMGGSLSVESEKGKGTTFYLSIPFVRVFASPEPMPIAMPLVDNTMPTPPDSPPQHAGHILVVEDDEVNLFTMTHLLKAQGFHVQYAQNGKEAINMLNNESFDIVLMDVQMPIMDGVEATKAIRGGKAGAQNTDIPIVAMTAYAMTGDRETFLVSGMDAYLAKPIDMDTMKDVIQTLLTKGRHREQ; this is encoded by the coding sequence ATGTTGCGCAATCAGAAATTCTCTACTCTTTTTTTCGTTTGTATCTTCTCCATAACGCTTTTAACGATCATCTTATGTGTAGGATTCTGGAGCGCCGATAAATATTTCACATTTCTGCGCGAAGCCGATGATGTTCGCTCCTCCTATGTTGCTGCCAACCGTCAACTCTCTCGCGACGAAGTGGACCGCGCCATAGCATACGCCAGGCAGCATATGGATCTTGCTCAAAAACGTCTTATGGCTTCTCTGCGGGAACATACCAACAACGCAGTATCCATGGCTTGGGCGTTGTATAATGCCGATAACAACGGCATGCCTCGGGATCAGTTCAGATCCCTTGTTCTGACAGCATTACGAGATATTCGATTCAGTAAAGATCGAAGATATTTCTTCGTCGCGCATCTCGACGGAAATTGGCTGCTCAATCCGATTTCATCCCAACACGATACCATAACGGGAAATGACACAGATCTCCTACGCCAAATGATCAGTCTTGTTCAATCCAAAGACGAAGGATTTATTGAGTATGAGGGACAATTGCCGGGAGGGACTGGAGAGAAGCAGAAACGAATTGCATTCATTAAATATTTTGAGCCGCTCAATGCCCTTATTGGCACCGGTGATTCCCTTGCAGATGCCACTCAGGATATTCAGCAAGAAGTCCTCGACTGGCTTGTTCAGGTCCGTTTCGGACAAAATGGATACCTGTTTGGCAGTACGTTCGCGGGAGACCCTCTTTTCACCAATGGAACGATAACCAAAGGTGGAAAAAATATCATAGAGTTAACGGACCCGTATGGCGTAAAAATTATTCAGGAACAGCGTAATGCCGTGCGTGATCCGGAAGGCGGATTTGTCGAATACTCTTGGAAAAAACTCACCGAAAGTGAGCCATCTCCCAAAGTCGCTTTTGTACGAGGCATTCCAGAATGGAAGTGGATTATCGGTTCGGGATTTTATGTCGACGATATCGACGAGCTCATTGCAGCAAAACAAGTAGCGCTCAAACATAAGCTCATCGGTGATATCATTACAATCAGTTTCATCGCATTAATTCTTCTTGCGCTTGTCATCGCTATATCGATAGGCCTCTCCCGATGGGTCGGCAGTCAGTTAAAGATTATTCTCGATTTTTTTGCCCAAGGATTCCAAAGAGATGAACTCCTCGACATCAACCTTTTTCATCTTGATGAACTCAAACAAATCGGCTCTTCAGCCAACCTCATGGTCGAATGGTACAGGCAGGCCGATATCTCGATGCGACGAAGTGAAGCGTTTCTCAATGAAGTAAGCCACATAGCCAAAGTTGGGGGCTGGGAGCATGATCTTGTACACAATACAGCGACATGGACCGAGCAACTCTACCGCATTATAGAACTCGACGATGGTCCACCTCCTGGGCCCAATGAACATCTTGCCTATTATCCGCAGCACGATCGCGTTCTCCTGCAACAGGCCATCACCGAAGCCATAGAACAGAAAAAACCGTTTGACCTTGAATTGCATTGCCATTCTGCTAAAGGTCGCCAGCTTTGGGCTCGGATCATTGGCTACCCACAGTTTGAAAACGGAACGTGCGTGAAACTAAAAGGCACTTTCCAAGACATCACACATCAGAAAGAAAGTGAAATAAAGTTGCGCGAAAGCGAAACTCAACTACGCGAGGTCGTGACCGAGTTGCTCGAAGCCAAAAATGCAGCAGAAACGGCCAATCGGGCAAAAAGTGAGTTTTTGGCCAATATGAGCCATGAAATTCGTACTCCGCTCAATGGCATTATGGGCATGATTCAATTACTCAAAAAAACCGAGCTCGACAGCCAACAACAGGAGTTCATCGAGTACGCGTTCCAGAGCAATAAACGCCTCACCCGACTTTTAAGTGACATTCTTGACCTCTCACGCATCGAATCGGGGCATATGGAGCTCGTGAACGAACCGCTTGACCTTCATATTGTTCTCAACGACACGGTCAACCTGTTCCGTCCCACGACACAACAGGCCGGAGTGCCCCTTAAGCTGGAGTGTGCTCCAGAAATACCACATACACTCATGGGCGACGAACAACGTATTCGACAAATCCTTTTCAACCTTCTTGCCAACGCAGAAAAGTTCACCCCAAGTGGTTCAATTTCTATCAAGGCATCACTCATTGATCCTCGTACTCAGGATCAAAATTCTATCGCTCGAATCCTCTTTCAGGTAGCCGATACTGGCATCGGTATCGATGACAAACATATAGCGATGCTTTTCCAACCGTTTAGCCAGGTTGAAAGTTCATATTCCAAACGCTTCCAAGGAGCAGGCCTTGGTTTAAGTATCGTCAAACAACTCGTCAGTATGATGGGTGGATCTCTGTCTGTCGAATCGGAAAAGGGCAAGGGAACAACCTTTTACCTCTCAATTCCGTTTGTCAGAGTCTTTGCATCTCCCGAACCCATGCCGATTGCAATGCCTTTGGTTGACAATACGATGCCGACTCCTCCTGACTCGCCACCACAACATGCTGGTCATATTCTTGTAGTCGAGGATGACGAGGTTAATCTCTTTACCATGACACATTTGTTGAAAGCACAAGGATTCCATGTCCAGTATGCGCAAAACGGCAAGGAAGCCATAAACATGCTGAACAATGAATCGTTCGATATTGTTCTTATGGATGTTCAAATGCCCATAATGGATGGAGTGGAAGCGACGAAAGCAATACGTGGAGGCAAGGCAGGAGCACAAAATACAGACATTCCCATTGTTGCCATGACAGCCTACGCTATGACAGGAGATCGCGAAACATTTCTCGTCTCAGGTATGGATGCCTACCTCGCTAAACCGATTGATATGGATACCATGAAGGATGTCATCCAAACGCTTCTCACCAAAGGCAGACACCGGGAACAATGA
- a CDS encoding sodium/glutamate symporter, with protein sequence MVFTAFIIFKIMGKDYEAAVICAGFGGISMGSTPTAIANMTAVTERYGAAHKAFIVVPLVCSFFIDVANAMIISFFVMCVLEKNALITTFVSQCESTSSAKPIRMR encoded by the coding sequence GTGGTCTTCACAGCATTTATTATTTTCAAGATCATGGGAAAAGATTATGAAGCTGCCGTCATCTGTGCCGGGTTTGGCGGTATCTCCATGGGGTCCACGCCAACTGCTATTGCCAACATGACTGCCGTAACAGAACGCTACGGAGCAGCCCACAAAGCATTTATTGTTGTCCCTCTGGTCTGTTCATTTTTTATTGATGTCGCCAACGCAATGATTATTTCTTTTTTTGTGATGTGCGTTTTGGAAAAAAACGCCCTCATTACAACGTTCGTTTCTCAATGCGAAAGCACAAGCTCGGCAAAACCAATCCGAATGAGATAG